A single Paenibacillus kribbensis DNA region contains:
- a CDS encoding PadR family transcriptional regulator translates to MARQSGKTNTMFAVLGILSLGPHTGYDIKQHMEQSTSYFWNENYGQIYPSLAELLDRKDITVEVIRQKGKPDKKLYSITDQGRQTLSNWLSQPMEHVVMLKKNELLLRVFFGGNSSPETIIKHIQEYKEKLMESLHIFEELERWLINVEHKDHNHKYWMITMSYGKSQFSSLISWCDESIKVLSS, encoded by the coding sequence ATGGCGAGACAGTCAGGGAAAACCAATACAATGTTTGCGGTATTAGGAATTCTGAGTCTGGGTCCTCATACCGGTTATGATATAAAACAACATATGGAACAAAGTACTAGCTACTTTTGGAATGAGAACTACGGCCAGATCTATCCCAGCCTGGCAGAGCTACTGGATCGAAAGGACATTACGGTCGAGGTTATTCGTCAAAAAGGGAAGCCTGACAAGAAGCTCTACAGCATTACCGATCAGGGAAGGCAGACGTTGTCCAACTGGCTTTCTCAGCCCATGGAGCATGTGGTGATGCTCAAAAAAAATGAGCTGTTATTGAGGGTGTTTTTTGGCGGCAATTCTTCGCCTGAAACGATTATAAAGCACATACAGGAGTATAAAGAAAAGCTAATGGAAAGCCTGCATATTTTTGAAGAACTTGAACGTTGGCTTATCAACGTAGAGCATAAAGACCATAATCACAAATATTGGATGATCACAATGAGCTATGGTAAAAGTCAGTTCAGCAGCTTAATCAGCTGGTGCGATGAAAGCATTAAAGTATTGAGTTCTTAG
- a CDS encoding SPFH domain-containing protein, with protein sequence MGFFRNQFANVVEWEEFRDDMIFWKWSNREIKKGSKLVIRSGQDAIFVNNGKIEGIFENEGSYSIDSDIIPFLSTLKGFKFGFNSGMRVEVLFVNTKEFTVKWGTQNPVLIPTPQLPGGMPVRANGTFNFKVNDYVTLIDKIAGVKESYLVEDVKIRITSVLDQLLMKWISREGKDMFNLQANASDISKGIQEDLDMQVMDNGMTITGFHVMSFNYPQEIQDMITKTASHEMIGNLQKYQQVTMTDGIASGNVKGGGAAADMASMMMEMNIANEMMKNVNLGQQPPAETGPVSEAPTPSGDHKKPNFCPNCGTKNEGANFCPNCGQKLSV encoded by the coding sequence ATGGGGTTCTTTAGAAATCAATTTGCGAATGTTGTAGAGTGGGAAGAATTCAGAGATGATATGATTTTTTGGAAGTGGAGCAATCGTGAGATTAAAAAAGGCAGCAAGCTGGTTATCCGCTCCGGCCAAGACGCGATTTTTGTAAATAACGGCAAGATTGAGGGCATTTTTGAGAATGAGGGGTCGTATAGCATTGACTCTGACATTATCCCGTTTCTGTCTACATTAAAAGGGTTCAAGTTTGGATTTAACAGCGGCATGAGGGTGGAGGTTTTGTTCGTTAATACGAAGGAGTTCACTGTCAAATGGGGGACGCAGAATCCAGTGCTGATCCCGACTCCCCAGCTTCCGGGCGGTATGCCTGTTCGTGCCAATGGCACATTTAATTTTAAAGTGAACGATTATGTTACACTCATCGATAAGATCGCCGGGGTGAAAGAGAGCTATCTGGTTGAGGATGTGAAGATTCGGATTACTTCTGTGCTGGATCAGCTGTTAATGAAGTGGATCAGCAGAGAAGGGAAGGACATGTTTAATTTGCAAGCGAACGCTTCCGATATCTCGAAGGGTATTCAAGAAGACCTGGACATGCAAGTGATGGACAACGGTATGACGATTACCGGCTTCCATGTGATGAGCTTCAATTATCCGCAAGAGATCCAGGATATGATTACGAAGACAGCTTCTCATGAAATGATCGGTAATCTGCAAAAGTATCAGCAGGTGACAATGACGGATGGGATTGCATCTGGCAACGTAAAAGGCGGCGGAGCAGCTGCGGATATGGCGAGTATGATGATGGAGATGAATATAGCGAATGAAATGATGAAAAATGTGAACCTTGGCCAACAGCCACCGGCTGAGACTGGGCCTGTATCTGAAGCCCCCACTCCTTCTGGCGACCATAAAAAGCCTAATTTTTGCCCAAATTGCGGTACCAAAAACGAAGGAGCTAACTTCTGTCCGAATTGTGGGCAGAAATTGAGCGTGTAA
- a CDS encoding tautomerase family protein, with amino-acid sequence MTIINVNYPAGRITLEQRRLLAEGLTDAVLVPEVGQYCPPAREGFQVHFTERPRDYMAIGGQLLSDQPERDVITVNVLVMDGDWPNDVRKKVLENILGSLTKVLGLPEPSPTWWVSFQVIEEGSWGSRGGVLSILDLLDSGVFTEEKIKAIKQNFTR; translated from the coding sequence ATGACCATAATCAATGTAAATTATCCAGCAGGCCGCATAACGCTTGAACAGCGTCGACTTTTGGCAGAAGGCTTGACGGATGCAGTGCTCGTTCCAGAGGTAGGTCAATATTGTCCGCCAGCAAGAGAAGGGTTCCAGGTCCATTTCACCGAACGTCCAAGAGATTACATGGCAATTGGCGGGCAATTGCTGTCGGATCAGCCTGAACGTGATGTAATCACCGTCAATGTTCTGGTGATGGATGGTGACTGGCCTAACGACGTCCGCAAAAAAGTGCTTGAGAATATTCTTGGCAGTTTGACAAAAGTACTTGGTTTACCGGAACCATCCCCGACTTGGTGGGTATCTTTCCAGGTCATTGAAGAAGGCAGTTGGGGTTCCCGCGGCGGTGTCCTCTCCATTCTGGACTTGCTGGATTCAGGGGTATTTACGGAGGAGAAAATTAAGGCTATCAAGCAAAACTTTACACGATAA
- a CDS encoding DUF896 domain-containing protein has protein sequence MLTILNRINQLAKKAQEVGLTEIEKTEQTDLRKEYLQIFRGSVKSILLNATIYDPNGDDVTPQKLRREQAQLVKE, from the coding sequence ATGCTTACAATTTTAAACAGAATTAATCAGCTTGCAAAAAAAGCACAAGAAGTCGGATTAACTGAAATTGAAAAGACTGAACAAACCGATCTTCGCAAAGAATACCTTCAAATTTTTCGGGGTTCTGTAAAAAGCATTCTCTTGAATGCTACGATCTATGATCCAAATGGAGATGATGTTACTCCTCAAAAACTAAGAAGAGAGCAGGCACAATTAGTTAAAGAATGA
- a CDS encoding DoxX family protein has protein sequence MLASGLLLVRLVVGLLLVGHGAQKLFGWFGGYGPKGTGGWMESIGIKPGVFMAVSAGLMELLGGALFALGLLTPLAALLITVTMLGAIVKVHGPNGIWSTANGYEYPLVLIAIVIGIALTGAGSYSIDAILK, from the coding sequence ATGTTGGCAAGTGGATTGTTACTGGTACGTTTGGTGGTTGGATTGTTATTGGTGGGGCACGGAGCTCAGAAACTTTTTGGCTGGTTTGGCGGCTATGGTCCAAAGGGTACCGGCGGTTGGATGGAATCGATCGGAATTAAGCCCGGAGTATTCATGGCAGTGTCCGCTGGGCTGATGGAATTGCTGGGAGGAGCTCTATTTGCTTTAGGACTGCTCACTCCGCTGGCTGCACTCTTAATTACGGTAACTATGCTCGGAGCGATTGTCAAAGTACATGGACCAAATGGAATCTGGTCAACAGCTAACGGCTATGAATATCCGCTAGTTCTTATTGCCATCGTAATCGGTATTGCGTTGACAGGAGCAGGTTCATATTCCATCGATGCAATACTTAAATAA
- a CDS encoding carbohydrate ABC transporter permease: MRVRLWRETEAILFTLPALIPLLVFWLGPLGYIVYLSFTDWDFMSPEKRFVGLENYTYLLTNSEFYQSLKVTLLFGLGSVIPTIVGGLALALLMNRNIKSSGLFRTLLFSPWVTPTVAVSIAWSWIFEPRVGLANLLLGWLGISPIGWLQDPNWALVAVLIVTLWKSIGWSMVFYLVALRNLPSDLLEAASIDGAGSWDKFRSITLPLISPTTFFLSIILTIQSLQAYDQINVMTQGGPAGATRTLLYMYYQSAFESFNVGEASGIAVVIILICVLLSGISFLLGRRLVHY; this comes from the coding sequence GTGCGTGTGAGACTATGGAGGGAGACAGAAGCGATTCTTTTCACCCTACCTGCTTTGATCCCACTACTGGTTTTTTGGCTGGGACCATTAGGATACATTGTTTATCTGAGTTTTACAGATTGGGATTTTATGAGTCCGGAAAAACGGTTTGTTGGTTTGGAGAATTACACCTATCTGTTAACGAATTCTGAATTTTATCAGTCTCTGAAAGTGACTCTGTTATTTGGCCTTGGGAGTGTTATACCAACGATTGTTGGTGGACTGGCGCTGGCCCTTTTAATGAACAGAAATATTAAATCGTCTGGTCTGTTTCGGACATTGCTGTTCTCACCCTGGGTCACGCCAACCGTAGCCGTCTCCATTGCATGGTCATGGATTTTCGAGCCCCGGGTAGGCCTCGCGAATCTTTTGCTCGGCTGGCTCGGAATTTCCCCGATTGGCTGGCTTCAAGATCCGAATTGGGCACTTGTAGCTGTCCTGATCGTTACGCTGTGGAAATCAATTGGTTGGTCAATGGTATTTTACCTGGTAGCCTTGCGTAACCTGCCATCCGATTTGCTGGAAGCGGCGTCGATTGACGGGGCAGGCAGCTGGGACAAATTCAGGAGTATCACCTTACCGTTGATTTCGCCAACAACATTCTTCTTGTCCATCATCCTTACGATTCAGTCGCTTCAGGCCTACGACCAGATTAATGTGATGACACAGGGAGGGCCGGCTGGGGCAACAAGGACACTGCTTTACATGTATTATCAGTCTGCGTTTGAATCATTCAATGTAGGCGAAGCTTCTGGCATTGCCGTCGTTATTATTCTGATTTGCGTATTGCTATCAGGGATATCCTTCCTGCTTGGCCGACGCCTGGTGCACTATTGA
- a CDS encoding TPM domain-containing protein — translation MKRLRAIVIIALFFTVFLAVPMEMKGEAATTDMKPLIYDEAGLLNQEEYDVLNAMANQYGAERETDIIIVTTMNPDNMDVMKMTQDFYDDHGPGYDRSHGNAVILTMDMRNREVYLAGFYKAERYLDDDRLDKIRYEITPDLTNGNYGLAFQKYILSAHRYLAIRPGVNPDSIFFKGWLHLAIALGLASIIVGKMVSNSGGRVTVNRQTYEDASTSGVLEHRDMYLHTTTTKRKIEKSSSSSSSGGGGGTTSGGHSHSGSRGSF, via the coding sequence GTGAAAAGACTTAGAGCGATTGTTATCATTGCGTTGTTCTTCACTGTTTTTCTGGCTGTTCCGATGGAAATGAAGGGCGAAGCAGCTACGACAGACATGAAGCCGCTGATTTATGATGAAGCAGGACTGCTTAATCAGGAAGAGTATGACGTGTTGAACGCTATGGCTAATCAATACGGAGCCGAAAGAGAAACGGACATTATTATTGTTACTACTATGAATCCCGACAATATGGATGTTATGAAAATGACGCAGGATTTTTATGATGATCATGGACCGGGGTATGACAGGTCACATGGTAATGCGGTCATTTTAACGATGGATATGAGAAATAGAGAGGTGTACCTGGCCGGATTTTATAAGGCAGAACGGTATCTGGATGACGATAGGCTAGATAAAATACGCTATGAGATTACCCCGGATCTGACGAACGGCAACTATGGACTGGCATTTCAAAAGTATATTTTGAGCGCGCACAGATATTTGGCCATCCGCCCAGGGGTGAATCCGGACAGTATATTTTTTAAAGGCTGGCTTCATTTGGCGATTGCACTGGGATTGGCGTCTATTATCGTGGGCAAGATGGTTTCCAATTCTGGCGGTCGGGTTACGGTAAATAGGCAGACCTACGAGGATGCAAGCACTTCAGGGGTTCTGGAGCATCGGGATATGTACCTTCACACAACGACAACGAAACGGAAGATTGAAAAGAGCAGCAGTAGCAGCAGCTCAGGCGGTGGTGGCGGAACCACCAGTGGCGGTCATTCGCATAGCGGCAGCAGGGGATCATTTTAA
- a CDS encoding carbohydrate ABC transporter permease — translation MNMTALSKVIRYLLLGMISLTVAFPFYWMAISGFKTNDEIWQFPPTFWPEAFRWSNYMDAWNSAPFARYMLNSTFVAAAICLLQIVNSSMMAYALTHMRFRMKGILTGLILVGYMIPSTAVYLPGYLVLSELKLLDSYTGLIVTNCVSVFSIFLIRQAFLQVSHELVEAGQLDGASHFRILWTIIAPLVRSTFAVMVLITFIDQYNNYFWPMLITKDPNLQLVSAGLRSFFVEGGAYGLAWPQIMAASAFTIAPLLVIFMFTQKTIMQSVNMTAGVNKN, via the coding sequence ATGAATATGACAGCTCTAAGTAAAGTAATCCGTTACCTGCTGCTTGGCATGATCAGTCTGACTGTGGCATTTCCTTTCTATTGGATGGCCATCAGCGGTTTCAAGACCAATGACGAGATATGGCAGTTCCCGCCAACGTTCTGGCCAGAAGCGTTCCGCTGGAGCAATTATATGGATGCATGGAATTCTGCCCCATTTGCTCGCTACATGCTGAACAGTACGTTTGTAGCAGCGGCGATCTGTCTGTTGCAGATTGTTAATTCCAGCATGATGGCCTATGCACTCACCCATATGCGTTTTCGCATGAAAGGTATACTCACTGGACTGATTCTGGTAGGCTACATGATTCCGAGTACAGCCGTCTATCTGCCTGGCTATCTGGTTCTCAGCGAGCTTAAACTGCTGGATTCCTATACGGGATTGATCGTAACCAACTGTGTCAGTGTTTTCTCCATTTTCCTGATCCGGCAGGCATTCCTGCAGGTGTCTCACGAACTGGTGGAAGCTGGACAATTGGATGGAGCTTCTCACTTCCGTATTTTGTGGACCATTATAGCGCCGCTGGTTCGCTCGACCTTTGCCGTGATGGTATTGATTACGTTCATCGACCAGTACAACAACTACTTCTGGCCGATGCTCATTACCAAGGACCCGAATCTGCAATTAGTATCGGCCGGTCTGCGCAGCTTTTTTGTGGAAGGAGGGGCCTATGGACTGGCGTGGCCGCAGATTATGGCTGCCAGTGCATTCACCATCGCACCGCTGCTTGTTATATTCATGTTTACCCAGAAAACGATCATGCAGAGTGTGAACATGACTGCTGGCGTAAACAAGAATTGA
- a CDS encoding glycosyltransferase translates to MAIRYSVIIPTYNRVQQLLLTLASFETQTYPKHLFEVIVADDGSTDGTKEMVEGFKASYPLIYVSHPEQRGRSAVRNLGLRRAKGLYIIFCDADFLVLPDFIRIVSRYHRKYPKSVLSGIPHSWDDAFTHYHPDFSPEEKEHCRRILTQSGLWNSDFEAANEIIPIITTEDILHHTGALSKVVSPTRVPPNIKKQFATTDVAPWLLLITRCVSIRRSQLIRIDGFNERFVLYGLEDWDLGYRLHRLRVPFYSIKEVVGYHQEHPTYLRGNVLNTENLKIMFETYGFNDSSLNLLALVPPSADLEVYKSTLRVLHRGFRSKLTRSSALLLRRTLRLAAKQFFYQKNNPAYQKSLNLIKRKAANRKSRVAHVLREMLLKSEKLVE, encoded by the coding sequence TTGGCTATCCGCTACAGCGTCATCATTCCAACCTATAATCGAGTCCAGCAGTTGCTGCTCACACTCGCCTCATTTGAAACACAAACCTATCCAAAGCACCTATTCGAAGTGATTGTAGCTGATGACGGTTCTACAGACGGAACGAAAGAAATGGTCGAAGGCTTCAAAGCATCCTATCCTCTTATCTATGTGTCCCATCCGGAACAACGCGGTCGGTCTGCCGTTCGAAATTTGGGACTGCGCCGTGCAAAAGGGCTATACATCATTTTCTGTGACGCTGACTTTTTGGTGTTGCCTGATTTCATTAGAATCGTGAGCCGTTATCACCGCAAATATCCCAAATCCGTGCTTTCAGGCATTCCTCACTCGTGGGACGATGCTTTTACCCATTATCACCCAGACTTTTCTCCGGAAGAAAAAGAGCATTGTCGGAGGATACTTACACAATCAGGCCTATGGAATTCCGACTTTGAAGCAGCGAATGAAATCATTCCGATCATAACGACAGAGGATATCCTTCATCATACAGGTGCATTGTCAAAAGTAGTTAGTCCCACAAGAGTTCCCCCCAATATTAAAAAGCAATTTGCCACTACAGATGTAGCTCCCTGGCTGCTCCTGATTACACGTTGTGTATCCATCAGGCGCAGCCAATTGATCCGTATTGACGGCTTTAATGAACGATTTGTACTCTATGGACTCGAAGACTGGGACCTTGGCTACCGGCTGCATCGACTAAGGGTTCCTTTCTATTCCATCAAAGAAGTTGTCGGATATCATCAGGAACACCCAACCTACCTTAGAGGGAACGTTTTAAATACGGAAAATCTGAAAATCATGTTTGAAACCTACGGATTCAATGATTCCTCCTTAAATCTGCTCGCCCTTGTCCCCCCATCCGCGGATTTGGAAGTCTACAAAAGTACACTGCGAGTATTACACAGGGGATTCCGTTCCAAGCTGACACGCTCATCAGCCCTGCTGTTAAGAAGGACGCTGCGTTTGGCAGCCAAGCAGTTCTTTTATCAAAAAAATAATCCAGCATACCAAAAATCATTGAACCTGATCAAAAGGAAAGCAGCGAACCGAAAAAGCCGAGTCGCTCACGTGTTGCGAGAAATGCTGCTGAAGTCTGAAAAGCTGGTGGAATAA
- a CDS encoding ring-cleaving dioxygenase: MSLQTTGIHHITAFAGNPQANVDFYAGILGLRLLKKTINFDAPEVYHLYFGNEAGSPGTIITFFPAPGTPKGRIGGGQVGITSYVVPPGSLDFWQQRLESFDIQVTKTSRFSEQYLQFEDNEGLRLELVEREAGANSTWSYGGISADKAIKGFGGAVLFSVNPQKTMDVLESILGFTKIGEDAEYARYQSVGEIGNIVDVPLAKMGLGIGGAGTVHHIAWRAQDFEQHEDWRNTVQNYGYHTTPIIDRQYFNAIYFREAGGILFEIATDPPGFANDEPAEALGQKLMLPEWYEPERAQIEANLLPIEVRTLTGK, translated from the coding sequence ATGTCACTTCAAACTACAGGTATCCATCATATTACAGCTTTTGCGGGTAATCCGCAGGCAAATGTCGACTTCTATGCCGGCATCCTTGGACTTCGGTTATTGAAGAAAACAATCAACTTCGATGCTCCTGAAGTTTACCACTTATACTTTGGTAACGAGGCAGGAAGCCCTGGAACCATCATTACTTTTTTCCCTGCACCAGGAACCCCCAAAGGGCGAATCGGAGGTGGCCAGGTGGGCATTACCTCGTATGTGGTACCGCCAGGTTCACTTGATTTTTGGCAGCAGCGTTTGGAAAGCTTTGATATTCAAGTTACGAAAACAAGCCGTTTTTCTGAACAATATCTTCAATTCGAGGATAATGAGGGCTTACGTCTTGAGCTTGTCGAACGTGAAGCGGGAGCGAACAGTACTTGGTCTTACGGTGGTATTTCGGCCGATAAAGCAATTAAGGGGTTTGGAGGTGCCGTGCTATTTAGCGTCAACCCACAGAAAACGATGGATGTATTGGAAAGCATACTCGGATTTACGAAAATCGGTGAAGACGCCGAATATGCCCGTTATCAGTCCGTAGGAGAAATCGGCAACATCGTGGATGTTCCGCTTGCCAAAATGGGTTTAGGCATTGGTGGAGCAGGCACGGTACATCACATTGCATGGCGTGCACAAGATTTCGAACAACATGAAGACTGGAGAAACACAGTCCAGAATTATGGCTATCACACGACTCCAATCATAGACCGCCAATATTTTAATGCTATATATTTCAGAGAAGCGGGCGGTATACTCTTTGAAATTGCTACAGATCCACCGGGATTTGCCAACGATGAACCTGCTGAAGCTTTGGGGCAAAAATTAATGCTGCCAGAGTGGTATGAACCAGAGCGGGCTCAAATCGAGGCGAACTTGCTTCCTATTGAAGTGAGAACATTAACAGGAAAATAA
- a CDS encoding PspA/IM30 family protein codes for MGILSRFRDIMKVNVNAILDKVEDPEKAIDDYMRNLSSDLGKVRAETTSVLADEGRAKRAWDECRAEINKLQHYASKSVKAGNEEEARKFLERKALQAQKLEQLQASYDLASANAAGMKQMQDKLLFDMGQLEARRAELKGKMVVAKVQQALNSMSSQDSVFEAMEEKVSRAYDEAMAIAELRAESKDNLDDLFAQYEKSTNAEDELAAIKKKINNKES; via the coding sequence ATGGGAATTTTGTCGAGGTTTAGGGATATTATGAAGGTGAATGTCAACGCCATATTGGATAAGGTGGAAGATCCAGAGAAGGCCATTGACGATTATATGCGGAATTTGAGCAGTGATCTGGGCAAGGTGAGAGCGGAAACTACCTCGGTATTAGCCGATGAGGGAAGGGCGAAAAGAGCATGGGATGAATGCAGAGCCGAGATTAATAAGCTCCAGCATTATGCCAGTAAGTCCGTGAAAGCTGGAAATGAAGAGGAAGCTCGAAAGTTTCTGGAGAGAAAAGCTTTGCAGGCGCAGAAGCTGGAACAATTGCAAGCCTCCTATGACTTAGCTTCGGCAAACGCCGCAGGTATGAAACAAATGCAGGATAAATTGTTGTTCGATATGGGGCAGCTGGAGGCGCGGCGTGCCGAGCTTAAAGGGAAAATGGTGGTTGCCAAAGTACAGCAAGCCTTGAACTCCATGAGCAGCCAGGATTCTGTTTTCGAAGCGATGGAAGAGAAGGTGAGCAGGGCGTATGATGAAGCGATGGCGATAGCCGAGCTTCGGGCAGAATCGAAGGACAATTTGGATGACTTATTTGCGCAATATGAGAAGAGTACGAACGCTGAAGATGAACTGGCTGCAATCAAAAAGAAAATAAACAACAAGGAATCATAA
- a CDS encoding ABC transporter substrate-binding protein: MELGQARMKWKEKIRLGWRGGMSLVLAASFALITACGPSTAGGPTHSGSAANGADSASKGPVEIEFWYGLGGKLGDNMKEKIDAFNKSQSEVIVKGIVQADYTETERKLQAAIASKKVPAAVLSSNIEWAHKGYYAPMDEMIAADQSFNKEDFVETFLKQGQVDGKQYFLPMYGTTQIMYYRKDALKQHGIDPASLTTWEALADAAAKMSKRENGQTTFYGWEPMWGSDNMVDAVLSKGGKILSDDGKTVMIDSPEWIETWDLFSKWIHEDKIMGIHSGGQGWEYWYKTIDDVMKNKAAGYTGSSGDQGDLDFNVVAAMEQPGWKGIGQGKPVASALMAGIPAEASPEQQKAAYKWLTYFSKTSNTASWSMNTGYIAVRKSAQEDPDFKKFSEKNPQIKIPLQQASHASAPFQDPTGGKINDALKDAADQVQINKVPAEQALKEAKEKAQKELDRIK, translated from the coding sequence ATGGAGTTAGGCCAAGCACGTATGAAATGGAAGGAAAAAATAAGGCTCGGATGGAGAGGCGGCATGTCACTGGTGCTGGCTGCAAGTTTTGCCTTAATTACAGCGTGTGGTCCCTCAACCGCTGGTGGTCCAACCCATTCAGGTTCGGCTGCGAATGGAGCTGATTCCGCATCAAAGGGTCCAGTCGAGATTGAGTTCTGGTATGGCCTGGGCGGGAAACTGGGAGATAACATGAAGGAAAAAATCGACGCCTTCAATAAGTCCCAGAGCGAAGTCATTGTCAAAGGAATTGTACAAGCTGATTACACCGAGACGGAAAGGAAGCTGCAGGCGGCAATTGCATCCAAAAAGGTACCTGCGGCTGTACTGAGCTCTAATATCGAATGGGCTCACAAAGGCTATTATGCTCCAATGGATGAGATGATCGCAGCCGATCAAAGCTTCAACAAAGAGGATTTTGTTGAGACCTTTCTGAAACAGGGGCAGGTAGATGGGAAGCAATATTTCTTGCCGATGTACGGAACGACGCAGATCATGTATTACCGCAAGGACGCGCTGAAGCAGCATGGTATTGATCCAGCCAGTCTGACGACTTGGGAAGCCCTGGCCGATGCAGCAGCAAAGATGAGCAAACGTGAGAATGGCCAGACAACCTTCTATGGCTGGGAGCCGATGTGGGGCAGTGATAACATGGTCGACGCCGTGCTTAGCAAGGGCGGGAAAATCCTGAGTGATGACGGCAAGACGGTGATGATTGATTCACCGGAATGGATTGAGACTTGGGATCTGTTCAGCAAATGGATTCATGAGGACAAGATCATGGGTATTCACTCTGGTGGTCAAGGTTGGGAGTACTGGTACAAAACGATTGATGATGTCATGAAAAATAAGGCAGCAGGTTACACCGGCTCCAGTGGTGACCAGGGCGACCTGGACTTTAATGTCGTAGCAGCCATGGAACAGCCGGGCTGGAAGGGCATTGGTCAAGGTAAACCTGTAGCAAGTGCATTAATGGCAGGTATCCCCGCTGAAGCAAGCCCGGAACAGCAAAAAGCAGCGTATAAGTGGCTGACATATTTCTCTAAAACGTCGAATACAGCTTCCTGGTCCATGAATACGGGTTATATTGCGGTTCGTAAGTCTGCCCAGGAAGACCCTGATTTCAAAAAGTTCAGTGAGAAGAACCCGCAGATCAAAATTCCGCTCCAGCAGGCTTCTCATGCTTCTGCTCCGTTCCAGGATCCGACCGGAGGCAAGATCAATGATGCGCTGAAGGATGCGGCTGATCAAGTACAGATCAATAAAGTTCCTGCTGAGCAGGCTCTGAAGGAAGCCAAGGAGAAGGCCCAGAAGGAACTGGATCGGATAAAATAA
- a CDS encoding GbsR/MarR family transcriptional regulator gives MEDQNQSALPCRNELREKVIDAIANTMDLYGVNHSFGQLYGIMYFEDRPMTLEEMKTSMNMSKSNMSYAVRSLTESQMIYKLEEKQERKDLYWAETDFFRTFQNFFGAKLQREIDVMEESLQEAIPGLSKIILAEATLPEEREKALQDLHKLQHAERYYMWLQKFVDQLRNGAFYENA, from the coding sequence ATGGAGGATCAGAATCAATCAGCGTTGCCTTGCCGGAATGAATTGAGGGAGAAAGTGATTGATGCAATTGCCAATACGATGGATTTGTACGGGGTCAATCATTCATTTGGCCAGTTGTATGGCATTATGTATTTCGAAGATAGGCCTATGACGCTGGAAGAGATGAAGACGTCTATGAACATGAGCAAGAGTAATATGAGTTACGCTGTACGTTCTCTTACCGAATCGCAAATGATATATAAATTGGAGGAAAAGCAGGAACGAAAGGACCTTTATTGGGCGGAGACCGACTTTTTTCGCACCTTTCAGAACTTCTTCGGAGCGAAGCTGCAAAGGGAAATTGACGTGATGGAGGAAAGTCTTCAAGAAGCTATCCCAGGACTATCCAAAATCATTCTGGCGGAAGCAACCCTGCCTGAAGAGAGGGAGAAAGCTTTGCAGGACCTGCATAAACTCCAGCATGCAGAGCGGTACTACATGTGGTTGCAGAAATTCGTAGACCAGCTGCGGAATGGTGCATTTTACGAAAATGCGTAG